Sequence from the Candidatus Poribacteria bacterium genome:
AGACGATATATCTTTGCTTGTAAGCGTTGGTAATGAGCGTGATGCTTTTCAGTTGGTTCTTCATCGGCAAGGGCAGCAGCAACATACAATGCCTCACCGTTATAGAAGAAATCTTGTTGTAACAGCGGAAGATTTTCAATTTCTTGCTGGTAGTTATCCGCCTCACTTGGCGATTTATCAAAGATCTCGCTCAGAGATCTGCGAACCAACTCCCAATAAGCCTCTACGTGGCTGCGCGGCAAGGAGACATTGGGTTCTTTTACAGGTGCCATTTTTTCCTCCATGTAAGACTTGACTTGCAAACCTCTATTACAAAATATAGGTTGGTGTTCCTTGGCTATGTAGCACGGGGACAGGCAGGATTTCCAACGCGGCTTTCGTATGAAAGCTAACCTGGTCGGCATCTTTAATGACGAACTTCTGCGGCCAAAGCGTGACAGGCCCAAACACAACATCATAATTCTTATTCCCATGTAGCAAGTGTGGGCCCATTCCGGTCCGACAGTGCTCAATAAAATTCCAGTAGTCTGGGTTCGATCTGTCTGTCACGAAGCATAGACTCAATAAAGATGCTAACTGATTCCTATCTACTTCAAATTTAAGCACCACTGCCCGTGCTGACTGTTTACTCCCGCGACGCCTGTGCAGATCCCTAAATTGTCTATCTGCCCAACTTTC
This genomic interval carries:
- a CDS encoding DUF3990 domain-containing protein, which codes for MPWTNGALILYHGTTDIAASVLCKPSGALPHSIDVSCCRARTDFGQGFYLTTFLQQAESWADRQFRDLHRRRGSKQSARAVVLKFEVDRNQLASLLSLCFVTDRSNPDYWNFIEHCRTGMGPHLLHGNKNYDVVFGPVTLWPQKFVIKDADQVSFHTKAALEILPVPVLHSQGTPTYIL